The proteins below are encoded in one region of Thermococcus peptonophilus:
- a CDS encoding winged helix-turn-helix domain-containing protein yields the protein MAKVKVITDPEVIKLMLEDTRRKILQLLRNREMTISQLSEILGKTPQTIYHHIEKLKEAGLVEVKRTEMKGNLVEKYYGRTADAFYINLYLGDEELRYFARSRLKTKLEIFKALGYEFNDEELLNVMDEILKKEHEYKTEISKEIEANEEKLKDFSDEDIIHAIEWLAMARMGRDEEVLNLLRKLGEILKKEE from the coding sequence ATGGCAAAAGTGAAAGTGATCACTGACCCAGAGGTCATAAAGCTGATGCTGGAAGACACAAGGAGGAAGATACTCCAGCTCCTGAGGAACAGGGAGATGACGATCTCCCAGCTGAGCGAAATCCTCGGGAAGACACCCCAAACCATCTACCACCACATCGAGAAACTCAAGGAAGCAGGGCTGGTAGAGGTCAAGCGGACGGAGATGAAGGGCAACCTCGTGGAGAAGTACTACGGAAGGACGGCTGATGCGTTCTACATAAACCTATATCTCGGCGACGAAGAGCTCCGCTACTTCGCCCGCTCAAGGCTCAAGACGAAGCTCGAGATATTCAAGGCCTTGGGCTATGAGTTCAACGATGAGGAGCTTCTCAACGTCATGGACGAAATCCTCAAGAAGGAGCACGAGTACAAGACGGAGATTTCAAAGGAAATTGAAGCCAACGAAGAAAAGCTGAAGGACTTCTCAGACGAGGACATAATCCACGCAATAGAGTGGCTTGCCATGGCCAGGATGGGCAGAGACGAAGAGGTTCTCAACCTGCTCAGGAAGCTTGGGGAGATCCTCAAAAAGGAGGAATAA
- a CDS encoding DUF211 domain-containing protein: MARGIRLLVLDVLKPHQPMVTDLALGLSELEGVDGVNITLVEIDKETENVKITIMGDNLDYEEIVRTIEEFGGVVHSIDMVAAGKRIIEEEETPQDKLEEY; this comes from the coding sequence ATGGCGAGGGGGATAAGGCTTCTCGTACTGGACGTGCTCAAGCCGCACCAGCCGATGGTGACCGACCTCGCGCTTGGTCTGAGCGAGCTTGAGGGGGTTGACGGCGTCAACATAACCCTAGTTGAGATCGATAAGGAGACGGAAAACGTAAAGATAACCATAATGGGTGACAACCTTGACTACGAAGAAATTGTCAGGACAATCGAGGAGTTCGGCGGCGTCGTCCACAGCATAGACATGGTGGCGGCCGGAAAGAGGATAATCGAAGAAGAGGAAACTCCCCAGGACAAACTGGAGGAGTACTGA
- a CDS encoding ArsR/SmtB family transcription factor codes for MREVLIITNPKTVKVLSDPTRFQILKLLRERPMSVNELSDFLEKDRTTVYRHIKALESEGLVEEIDTNGNERIYARAARMFLIKAEPDESIEEFRQSYLQIEAEKLVQILEKSGFKIKDRGTLKVLIKEVLDTIEIRSQPIIKRISEADVELSEIELFHLLNMLVFLQSCELCEHAKKVRDLVSF; via the coding sequence ATGAGAGAAGTTTTGATAATCACGAACCCGAAGACCGTAAAGGTGCTCTCAGACCCAACCAGATTTCAGATACTCAAACTGCTCAGAGAAAGACCGATGAGCGTCAACGAACTGAGCGACTTCCTGGAAAAGGACAGAACAACGGTTTACAGACACATAAAGGCCCTAGAATCCGAGGGACTTGTGGAAGAGATAGACACCAATGGAAACGAGAGGATATACGCGAGAGCGGCGAGGATGTTCCTGATAAAGGCCGAACCCGATGAGAGCATCGAGGAGTTCAGACAGTCCTACCTGCAGATTGAGGCTGAGAAGCTCGTCCAGATACTAGAAAAGAGCGGATTTAAGATAAAAGATAGAGGAACCCTCAAGGTTCTTATCAAAGAAGTACTTGACACCATTGAAATCCGCTCTCAGCCAATAATAAAGCGCATCTCAGAGGCAGATGTCGAGCTGAGCGAAATAGAGCTGTTCCATCTTCTCAACATGCTCGTCTTCCTTCAGAGCTGTGAGCTTTGCGAACATGCGAAGAAAGTTAGAGACCTCGTTTCGTTCTGA